One part of the Limnochordia bacterium genome encodes these proteins:
- a CDS encoding family 78 glycoside hydrolase catalytic domain, producing the protein MNDWPVGNCLVLLVLVFLVFAQTVVAGNCPPEPPSDLLVDFLSEPLGIESANPQFSWVVNDADANERQTAYQILVATSETLLDEDKGDVWDSGKVASSASSNVVYGGKELAPRSAYYWKVRTWDKDEEMGPYSKPQMFVTAMKDEWQGIPIWADESDPRESLKKHWSDYTIELEFMIVENAAGVWFRALDQNNNYMWQVGNLHGNPPVPGEPILKTHVCTNGKYEVLKEIPLEGIIPIEQFKNTFHRMKIEVQQDEIRTYINDQLVDVTVDQTHAFGLIGFRNGGTEESRIKNLHVYNDSKTLAKEDFADPQVNRFTGGTIGDGQLVMGKGARALYRAEETKQESEFVFLRKSFDLPDSPIDKAFVYVTAQSPEEAKQYVYRLYVNGSFVGVGPVRDYRGLNRYNVFEVTDLLNSGRENVIASLNYAKKDKRFLCQMEILYTDGTRQTICSDGSWRVLEGSDIFLNAGNIGGTYDARREYIDAREYPFGWNNVGFNDTTWDLACARAMIPGLVASSTRNIRMETIEPVQVVKKGDNHYFVDFGKAVIGGLQLTVEGVAGQNVEIRLGEELTAPHTVMYQLRTGNMYQETWTLKDGPQTIEHWGMRVFRYAEVVNAAVETGSIKALVLSYPFDEEAAEFECSNSVLNDVWDLCKYSIKATSLDLYVDTFTRERLPYEGDAYINQLSHYCVDREFALPRYSIEYLYYRPTWPTEYKQLSVLMAWEDYMYTGNKESLEQNYAVLTTKPLDWCINADGLVEKPIKDDLIDWPNSQRDGYVFTDVNTVINSINYKALRDMASIASVLQQQDDYAYYTSLADTLQDAMNEHLYDPVVGAYRDGRGVDHWATHASAFPLAFGVPTSQQAPRVAQYLAQRGMRVGVYGSQFLLQALYNGGEDQAALDLMSARTGNSWGHMIYDLGATIVTEAWDPAQKPNMSFSHAWASAPANTIVRGMFGILPLEPGFSVFQIKPQLGDLEWAKLQVPTIKGTIKVEVESTNKLFEMKVTIPTNTVATVFVPMQKGSILEYDQMVLAAEIAGGYAIIERVGSGIHTFTVRK; encoded by the coding sequence ATGAATGACTGGCCAGTCGGGAATTGTCTGGTTCTACTGGTATTGGTTTTCCTAGTTTTTGCGCAGACTGTTGTTGCTGGAAATTGTCCTCCGGAACCGCCGAGTGATTTACTAGTTGACTTCCTGTCCGAACCATTGGGGATCGAAAGTGCTAACCCGCAGTTTTCATGGGTGGTTAATGATGCGGATGCTAACGAGAGACAGACGGCTTACCAAATACTCGTTGCTACGAGCGAGACACTTCTTGACGAAGACAAGGGTGATGTTTGGGATTCGGGCAAAGTCGCCTCATCGGCATCAAGCAATGTTGTTTATGGAGGCAAGGAACTTGCTCCCCGCAGTGCTTACTACTGGAAGGTGAGAACGTGGGACAAGGATGAAGAGATGGGGCCTTACTCAAAGCCGCAGATGTTTGTCACAGCCATGAAAGATGAATGGCAGGGCATACCCATTTGGGCTGATGAATCAGACCCACGTGAAAGCCTAAAGAAGCACTGGTCCGACTATACCATTGAACTAGAGTTTATGATTGTGGAAAACGCAGCGGGTGTTTGGTTTAGGGCCCTCGATCAGAATAACAACTACATGTGGCAGGTAGGGAATTTGCACGGGAATCCCCCGGTACCCGGAGAACCTATACTTAAGACACATGTGTGCACAAACGGCAAGTATGAAGTACTGAAGGAGATTCCACTTGAAGGTATCATTCCTATTGAGCAATTCAAGAATACTTTCCATCGAATGAAGATCGAAGTGCAGCAAGATGAGATCAGGACGTACATCAACGATCAGCTTGTGGATGTAACGGTGGACCAGACCCATGCCTTTGGATTGATTGGTTTTCGAAACGGCGGTACAGAGGAATCGCGAATCAAGAACCTTCATGTGTATAACGACTCCAAGACCCTTGCAAAGGAAGACTTCGCCGATCCGCAAGTCAACCGCTTTACCGGTGGTACAATTGGGGACGGCCAATTGGTCATGGGTAAGGGTGCAAGGGCCCTGTATAGGGCTGAGGAAACCAAACAAGAAAGCGAATTCGTCTTCTTGCGGAAGTCGTTCGACTTGCCGGATAGCCCAATCGACAAAGCCTTTGTCTACGTAACGGCCCAATCGCCCGAAGAGGCGAAACAATATGTCTATCGTTTATATGTTAATGGTTCCTTTGTGGGCGTTGGTCCCGTGCGGGATTATCGTGGTCTTAATCGGTATAACGTTTTTGAGGTCACGGATCTTCTAAACTCTGGTCGTGAAAACGTGATTGCTTCTTTGAACTATGCCAAGAAGGATAAGCGGTTTCTCTGCCAAATGGAAATCCTCTACACTGATGGAACGAGGCAAACCATTTGTTCTGATGGATCCTGGAGGGTACTTGAAGGAAGTGATATCTTCTTGAACGCTGGTAACATCGGTGGTACATACGATGCGAGGCGTGAATACATTGATGCTCGGGAGTATCCTTTTGGGTGGAACAACGTCGGATTTAATGATACTACTTGGGATCTTGCCTGTGCACGCGCGATGATTCCTGGTCTGGTAGCTTCTAGTACCAGAAACATCCGGATGGAGACCATAGAACCCGTCCAGGTCGTGAAAAAAGGAGACAATCACTATTTTGTAGACTTCGGTAAAGCGGTGATTGGTGGTTTGCAGCTCACCGTTGAAGGTGTGGCGGGACAGAATGTAGAAATTCGGCTCGGCGAAGAACTCACCGCCCCGCATACGGTGATGTACCAACTACGGACTGGGAATATGTATCAGGAGACGTGGACCCTGAAAGACGGTCCCCAGACCATTGAGCATTGGGGTATGAGGGTCTTTCGCTATGCAGAGGTAGTAAATGCCGCAGTGGAGACAGGAAGTATCAAGGCATTAGTTCTGAGCTATCCTTTTGATGAGGAAGCAGCCGAGTTTGAGTGCTCCAATAGTGTCTTAAACGACGTCTGGGATCTGTGCAAGTATAGCATTAAAGCTACGTCTCTCGATCTCTATGTCGATACCTTTACCCGAGAACGGCTTCCTTACGAAGGGGATGCCTACATCAACCAGTTATCTCACTATTGTGTTGATCGCGAATTTGCCTTGCCCCGGTATTCCATCGAATACTTGTACTATCGTCCCACCTGGCCGACGGAATACAAGCAGCTGTCAGTTCTAATGGCCTGGGAAGATTATATGTATACCGGGAACAAGGAGTCTTTGGAGCAAAACTACGCCGTTTTGACCACTAAACCGTTGGATTGGTGCATTAATGCCGATGGTTTAGTGGAGAAGCCAATCAAGGACGACTTAATCGATTGGCCCAATAGTCAGCGGGATGGATATGTGTTTACAGATGTAAATACCGTAATTAACTCGATCAACTACAAGGCACTTCGGGACATGGCAAGTATTGCCAGCGTGCTACAACAGCAAGATGATTATGCATATTACACCTCCTTAGCTGACACCTTACAGGATGCAATGAATGAACACCTGTATGATCCTGTCGTAGGAGCCTATCGTGATGGTAGGGGAGTGGACCATTGGGCCACGCACGCTAGCGCCTTTCCGTTAGCCTTTGGTGTTCCCACATCTCAGCAAGCACCGCGGGTGGCCCAGTATCTCGCTCAACGGGGAATGCGGGTCGGCGTGTACGGATCACAGTTTCTGTTACAGGCCTTGTACAACGGAGGCGAGGATCAGGCGGCACTAGATCTAATGTCGGCTAGGACAGGGAATAGCTGGGGTCATATGATTTATGATCTTGGTGCCACCATCGTGACCGAAGCTTGGGATCCGGCTCAGAAACCGAATATGAGCTTCTCCCATGCTTGGGCGTCGGCGCCAGCTAATACAATTGTTCGGGGGATGTTTGGCATCCTTCCCCTAGAGCCAGGATTCTCCGTATTCCAGATAAAACCCCAGTTGGGGGACCTGGAATGGGCCAAGCTCCAGGTGCCAACGATTAAGGGGACGATCAAGGTAGAAGTAGAAAGCACAAATAAGCTATTTGAAATGAAGGTAACTATTCCGACGAATACCGTGGCAACCGTGTTTGTACCGATGCAGAAGGGATCCATCCTGGAATATGATCAAATGGTGCTTGCTGCTGAAATTGCAGGCGGATATGCCATAATAGAGCGTGTGGGCTCAGGGATTCATACATTTACTGTCCGTAAGTAG
- a CDS encoding PfkB family carbohydrate kinase, producing MSKYEVVVAGHLCADLIPFFSQEGTASLCEMVQPGKLNQVGPLQISTGGVVSNTGVALIKLGAETKLMGKVGQDQLGMAIIDHLRHYSTDVESMVQAGENTSYTIVLSPASTDRVFFHYPGCNATFTLDDIDETIVADARLMHFGYPTLMQAMYEDQGRGFIRLLQAVKEHKVTISLDLAMPAPDSAALQEDWTLILAQALPYVDVFLPSFEESLLLLQPGKYRRYLSLSTAEKEKMIKTLACELADQFVQFGASIVGIKCGVLGYHVQTNPVIDATKIGKGAPRDPASWSNRKLWCASYKADKFVSATGAGDCSIAGFLKGLLSGCNLEQTVNAACAVGAQNVRALDATSGVGTWSETLEMINEERQRFSIRLGEAWVYDPQGKVWVTD from the coding sequence GTGAGTAAGTATGAAGTAGTAGTAGCCGGGCACTTATGTGCCGATTTAATACCATTCTTTTCTCAAGAGGGTACTGCTTCCCTATGCGAGATGGTACAACCCGGTAAGCTTAATCAAGTCGGGCCATTACAGATTAGCACGGGGGGTGTGGTGTCCAACACCGGGGTTGCCTTAATCAAACTTGGCGCCGAAACTAAATTAATGGGGAAAGTCGGTCAGGATCAGCTAGGCATGGCGATTATTGATCATCTTCGACACTATTCCACCGATGTGGAGAGTATGGTCCAGGCAGGGGAAAACACCTCTTACACGATTGTGCTCTCACCAGCGAGTACAGATCGGGTGTTTTTTCATTATCCTGGATGTAATGCCACCTTTACCCTAGATGATATTGACGAAACGATCGTAGCAGACGCCCGCCTAATGCATTTCGGATATCCAACCTTGATGCAGGCTATGTATGAGGATCAAGGACGTGGGTTTATCCGCTTGTTACAAGCCGTGAAGGAACACAAAGTCACCATTTCCCTAGATTTGGCCATGCCTGCCCCAGATAGTGCGGCCTTGCAGGAGGACTGGACCTTGATCTTGGCGCAAGCGTTGCCGTACGTGGACGTCTTTCTGCCCAGTTTCGAAGAATCGTTGCTTCTCCTTCAGCCAGGGAAATATCGTCGCTATTTATCGTTGAGTACTGCGGAGAAGGAGAAGATGATCAAAACCTTGGCTTGTGAGTTAGCCGATCAGTTTGTTCAGTTTGGTGCTAGTATTGTTGGTATTAAGTGTGGTGTCTTGGGGTACCATGTGCAGACTAATCCGGTCATAGACGCAACAAAGATTGGGAAAGGGGCTCCTAGGGATCCAGCCAGTTGGTCCAATCGAAAGCTTTGGTGTGCAAGTTACAAGGCAGACAAGTTTGTCTCGGCCACTGGGGCTGGCGATTGCTCAATTGCAGGGTTCCTAAAAGGCCTGTTATCTGGATGCAACTTGGAGCAAACTGTCAATGCTGCTTGTGCTGTTGGCGCCCAAAACGTTCGGGCCCTCGATGCAACTAGTGGGGTCGGCACTTGGTCGGAGACCCTGGAAATGATAAATGAGGAACGACAGCGTTTTTCTATACGGCTAGGTGAAGCATGGGTCTATGATCCCCAAGGGAAAGTATGGGTAACTGACTGA
- a CDS encoding class II fructose-bisphosphate aldolase, whose translation MPLVDLKTVLRHAQDHAYAVGSFNITGLDMIEPILDAAMELGSPVILSIAEVHLPYVDLEEACFTAAAKAAKAPVPVVLHLDHGLSFTTIMRAIRFGCTSVMFDGSTLPYEENLRQTQEIVKIAHAAGVSVEAELGHVGGGEGTDEASTADPSLFTDPCQAQDYVSRTGIDALAPAFGTVHGFYRGEPQLDFKRLETIRDLVGVPLVMHGGSGISDQDYRQAIAKGICKVNVFTNFSVAGVQAASKGLGAGRITQLPELFGTVKKAVYETVADKMRVFGSVSQAAKG comes from the coding sequence ATGCCATTAGTTGACTTAAAGACAGTATTAAGACATGCTCAGGACCATGCATATGCTGTTGGTTCCTTTAATATTACGGGGCTAGACATGATTGAACCCATCCTCGATGCGGCTATGGAATTGGGCTCACCTGTGATCTTGAGTATTGCTGAGGTTCATCTACCGTATGTGGATTTGGAGGAGGCATGTTTTACGGCGGCGGCCAAAGCAGCCAAAGCGCCTGTTCCGGTGGTACTTCATCTTGACCATGGTCTAAGCTTCACCACGATTATGCGGGCAATCCGATTTGGTTGCACGTCGGTCATGTTCGATGGCTCGACTCTTCCCTATGAGGAAAATCTGCGCCAAACCCAGGAGATCGTCAAAATTGCGCACGCGGCTGGGGTTAGCGTTGAGGCGGAACTAGGCCACGTAGGTGGTGGAGAAGGCACCGATGAGGCTTCAACCGCCGATCCATCACTATTTACTGATCCCTGCCAAGCACAGGATTATGTTAGTAGAACGGGGATCGATGCCCTGGCGCCAGCTTTTGGGACGGTGCATGGGTTCTACCGGGGTGAGCCTCAACTTGACTTTAAGAGACTGGAAACAATCCGAGATTTGGTGGGAGTACCGTTAGTGATGCATGGAGGTTCTGGAATCAGTGACCAGGACTACAGACAAGCGATTGCTAAAGGGATCTGCAAGGTGAACGTGTTTACCAATTTTTCGGTGGCTGGAGTACAGGCAGCTTCCAAAGGACTGGGAGCGGGAAGGATCACGCAGCTTCCCGAGCTATTTGGTACAGTAAAAAAAGCGGTTTATGAGACTGTCGCCGACAAGATGAGGGTCTTTGGTTCAGTAAGTCAAGCAGCAAAAGGCTAG
- a CDS encoding D-lyxose/D-mannose family sugar isomerase, which yields MKRSELNKFIANAISFMDQHSFKLPPFAFWSREEWESKGHEYDEIRDNMLGWDVTDFGSGDFVKIGLLLFTLRNGNQQMPKYTKPYAEKIMIVEEGQITPFHFHRLKMEDIINRGGGNLLVQLYNSDENEALADTPVSVFQDGRNYKAPAGTIIRLTPGESITLMPYVYHQFWGEENTGKVLLGEVSQVNDDRIDNRFLEQVGRFPTVEEDEPAQYLLVGEYPPAQSD from the coding sequence ATGAAACGTTCAGAGCTAAACAAGTTTATTGCCAATGCCATATCATTTATGGATCAACACAGCTTTAAGCTACCGCCATTTGCTTTTTGGAGTAGGGAAGAGTGGGAAAGCAAAGGTCACGAGTATGATGAAATTCGGGATAATATGCTCGGGTGGGATGTAACCGACTTTGGCAGTGGTGACTTTGTTAAGATCGGTCTTCTTCTATTCACCCTGAGGAATGGTAATCAGCAAATGCCCAAATATACTAAGCCGTACGCGGAGAAGATCATGATTGTCGAAGAAGGGCAGATCACTCCATTTCACTTTCATCGGTTAAAAATGGAGGACATCATCAACCGCGGCGGTGGCAACTTGCTGGTTCAGCTGTATAATTCCGACGAAAACGAAGCTTTGGCTGATACTCCGGTATCAGTTTTTCAGGACGGAAGAAACTACAAAGCACCAGCAGGGACAATTATCCGACTGACGCCCGGCGAAAGTATTACTCTCATGCCCTATGTTTATCATCAATTCTGGGGCGAAGAGAACACAGGCAAGGTACTGCTCGGTGAAGTGTCCCAGGTAAACGATGATCGAATTGACAACCGTTTCTTAGAGCAGGTGGGACGGTTTCCAACCGTTGAGGAGGATGAACCAGCTCAGTACCTTCTTGTCGGTGAGTATCCACCGGCACAATCCGATTAA
- a CDS encoding glycosyl hydrolase-related protein — MNGKLSQFLDEHVASENELEQRFRYQVAFVSGIAEKMPEYRGQIESAQHKASSALETGAPLAQVLEQFERDLESLQSVCKSYVVHYVGHAHIDMNWQWDWAETVHQSYKTFRTVLRLMDEFPELTFSQSQAVVYWLTEKYAPEIFEQIKAKVKEGRWEITANTWVEGDRNLSSGEALVRHILYSKQYIKDKFGIDYDDIKIDWEPDTFGHAATVPDLLNKAGIKYYYFCRCSVGHPLFWWEGPKGARVLASNKQWYNHSISPEDALEVLPFEERTGLRDHLVVYGVGDHGGGPTRRDILTALRMQQWLLFPTIKFSTCREFFDKAAANGEAIPVYRGELNYVFPGCYTSQSNVKYANRKGENLCGECETYAVLGNKLCDLPYPHDQLTHAWRHVLFNQFHDILPGSGVPATYHYAQGLFQETRAQATMAAMRAKDAMMAAIDTTGEGTPLIVWNPSFWARTDNVTTTLWDIPRNTPKLRLIDAITGAEVPVDIVERGNAWGVDYLGITFTASDVPAAGWRVYHYQPKTEKPVPFAPIIHELKEKSARPVLENRFFRVELSKDNGGLISLYDKSAQLELADPDHPLGVLEYYREAPHGMSSWTIGSLLERVPLAGGTLQKLDWCSKPTYLWQTSYQDSEISVKVSLPLDVPRIDFELNVDWRQYGSPKVGVPGLNVVFPVNLTKALSTREIPFGHIENPDVSHDLPALKWFNVSGQSAERDYSLALLNDCKYGHNFTDGKLRLNLLRSSYDPDPVTEQGQHTVRFSLYPYAGEFDPAKVTRMAFDFNMPLTADQAPTQCGDLAKSFTLLSVGPENVMVSGFKQAENGKGVVLRLYETANQEVDALIRCGFSFKRAYLCDLYERPLKELATDGDAIRLQLQAGELASLYIE; from the coding sequence ATGAATGGTAAGCTTAGTCAATTTCTGGACGAACATGTTGCCAGTGAAAACGAACTGGAGCAGCGTTTCCGTTACCAGGTTGCATTTGTGAGTGGAATTGCCGAGAAAATGCCGGAGTACCGAGGGCAAATTGAGTCAGCACAACATAAAGCTTCTTCCGCCTTAGAGACTGGGGCTCCCCTGGCGCAAGTATTAGAACAGTTTGAGAGGGACCTAGAATCGCTGCAGTCTGTATGCAAATCTTATGTTGTTCATTATGTGGGTCATGCCCACATCGACATGAATTGGCAATGGGACTGGGCTGAGACAGTGCACCAGAGCTACAAAACCTTTAGAACTGTTTTACGTTTGATGGATGAGTTTCCTGAGTTAACTTTTTCTCAAAGTCAAGCCGTCGTTTACTGGTTGACTGAGAAATATGCACCGGAGATTTTCGAGCAGATTAAAGCCAAAGTGAAAGAAGGACGGTGGGAGATCACCGCTAATACCTGGGTGGAGGGTGATCGGAACCTAAGCTCGGGAGAGGCCCTGGTGCGGCATATTCTGTACTCAAAACAATATATCAAAGATAAGTTTGGCATCGATTACGACGATATTAAAATTGATTGGGAGCCAGACACCTTTGGCCATGCCGCCACAGTGCCTGATTTACTGAACAAGGCGGGGATTAAGTATTATTACTTCTGTCGTTGCAGTGTAGGCCATCCACTATTCTGGTGGGAAGGGCCGAAAGGTGCACGTGTATTAGCTTCGAATAAACAATGGTACAATCACAGTATTTCCCCGGAGGATGCGCTTGAGGTATTGCCCTTTGAGGAACGAACTGGCCTGCGGGACCACTTGGTGGTATACGGAGTAGGTGATCATGGGGGAGGTCCAACTCGTAGGGATATCTTGACCGCGCTGAGGATGCAGCAGTGGCTCTTGTTCCCCACGATCAAGTTTAGCACCTGTCGGGAATTCTTTGACAAAGCTGCAGCCAACGGTGAAGCGATCCCGGTCTACCGTGGGGAGTTAAACTATGTCTTTCCAGGCTGCTATACTTCTCAGAGCAATGTGAAGTATGCAAACCGTAAAGGTGAGAACCTCTGTGGGGAATGTGAGACCTATGCGGTGCTTGGCAATAAGTTGTGTGATCTACCGTATCCTCATGATCAACTAACGCATGCATGGCGCCATGTATTGTTTAATCAGTTCCATGATATTCTGCCAGGTTCCGGTGTACCAGCCACCTATCATTATGCACAGGGTCTATTTCAGGAAACCCGGGCGCAAGCAACGATGGCGGCCATGAGAGCGAAGGACGCCATGATGGCTGCGATCGATACCACAGGAGAGGGCACACCCTTGATCGTCTGGAACCCCTCATTCTGGGCCCGTACCGATAATGTAACCACTACTTTGTGGGATATTCCTCGAAACACCCCGAAGCTGCGGTTAATCGATGCCATCACCGGTGCGGAGGTTCCGGTGGACATCGTTGAACGGGGAAATGCCTGGGGGGTAGATTACCTTGGAATTACCTTTACGGCAAGCGATGTACCAGCAGCCGGATGGCGGGTGTACCATTACCAACCTAAGACCGAGAAGCCCGTACCCTTCGCACCAATAATCCATGAGTTGAAGGAGAAGAGCGCCAGACCAGTTTTGGAAAACAGGTTCTTCCGGGTGGAGTTATCCAAGGACAATGGGGGGCTTATCAGCCTTTACGATAAAAGCGCACAACTAGAACTGGCGGATCCTGATCATCCCTTAGGCGTCTTAGAATATTACCGTGAAGCTCCTCACGGCATGTCTTCTTGGACAATAGGGTCATTATTGGAGCGAGTGCCTCTTGCCGGTGGTACACTACAGAAGCTAGATTGGTGTAGTAAGCCCACCTATTTATGGCAAACCAGTTACCAGGATAGCGAAATATCCGTAAAGGTGAGTCTACCCCTTGATGTTCCGCGCATTGACTTTGAACTGAATGTCGATTGGCGACAATATGGGTCTCCAAAGGTGGGGGTTCCCGGACTTAATGTTGTTTTCCCCGTCAACCTGACTAAGGCCCTAAGTACTAGGGAGATTCCCTTTGGCCATATCGAAAATCCCGATGTTTCTCATGACCTACCGGCGCTGAAATGGTTCAACGTTTCTGGCCAAAGCGCAGAGCGTGATTACAGCTTGGCTCTGCTTAATGACTGCAAGTATGGGCATAACTTTACAGATGGCAAGCTACGTCTGAACTTGCTGCGTAGTAGCTATGACCCGGATCCGGTGACCGAACAAGGACAGCATACCGTAAGATTCTCTTTGTATCCTTACGCCGGTGAATTTGACCCAGCCAAAGTGACACGTATGGCCTTTGACTTTAACATGCCACTCACGGCCGATCAGGCTCCAACCCAGTGTGGCGACTTAGCGAAAAGCTTTACGCTGCTATCCGTAGGTCCGGAAAACGTGATGGTCAGTGGGTTCAAGCAGGCGGAGAATGGAAAAGGTGTGGTCTTAAGATTATATGAAACTGCCAACCAAGAGGTCGATGCTTTGATCCGGTGTGGTTTCTCTTTCAAACGAGCATATCTTTGCGATTTATACGAGAGGCCACTGAAGGAATTAGCTACAGATGGTGATGCGATTAGACTTCAGTTACAAGCGGGCGAACTCGCTAGTTTGTATATCGAATAA
- a CDS encoding extracellular solute-binding protein: MAKDVYSTKRYLAIVLIVSSMLGAPVVAGKTTVEIWTPYNTGVACDAFVALVNEFNETHPDIYVEHLGIAGFKADKYVVGVISGVLPNIGWTAPSWILDLYDTKLMVPVDELAERDGLDVSSYWPWAWRKRLRGHQWGMPFVIGSDALIYNSDMFASSALAPPAWDWTWDDFLSIAKKLTIPDQTYGFQRPGANYQVVQWLWRNGANLVAEDGTKATFSDSKAIEALQWYADLGLVHNVVGGNFNGGTAGMFVAHSGWYNGNSQYWSFNGATTTTPIPEGGVRACTSYYKEMVLFRSTPEEEEASWTFLKWLMEPERIAEWYVATGNLPVSRDILLTDTYQAHLQDNPWLDPFIYELDYVRDQIDDNILSLFSEVIQEVFPGKTTAQSAMEGMQLTAQGKLDERKE; encoded by the coding sequence ATGGCAAAAGATGTTTATAGCACAAAGCGTTACTTGGCTATCGTGTTGATTGTGTCGAGTATGCTTGGGGCACCTGTGGTTGCGGGGAAAACGACGGTGGAGATTTGGACTCCGTACAATACTGGTGTTGCATGCGATGCATTTGTTGCTTTGGTAAATGAGTTTAATGAAACTCATCCGGACATCTATGTGGAGCACTTGGGTATAGCAGGCTTTAAGGCCGACAAATATGTGGTTGGTGTGATTAGCGGCGTACTTCCCAATATTGGATGGACAGCGCCTTCCTGGATTCTCGACCTATATGACACGAAACTGATGGTACCTGTGGATGAGCTGGCTGAGCGGGATGGACTTGATGTCTCTTCCTACTGGCCCTGGGCGTGGCGCAAGAGACTACGCGGTCATCAATGGGGAATGCCCTTTGTTATCGGTTCCGATGCCTTGATCTACAACAGTGATATGTTTGCTTCATCCGCTTTAGCACCTCCGGCCTGGGACTGGACCTGGGATGACTTCCTATCGATTGCTAAGAAGCTGACTATTCCCGATCAGACTTACGGGTTCCAACGCCCGGGTGCGAATTATCAAGTGGTTCAATGGCTCTGGCGCAATGGTGCTAACCTAGTTGCCGAAGACGGTACCAAGGCTACTTTCTCGGACAGCAAGGCGATCGAGGCACTGCAATGGTATGCAGATCTAGGGCTTGTACACAATGTGGTGGGTGGAAACTTTAATGGGGGTACGGCAGGCATGTTTGTGGCTCACTCTGGCTGGTACAATGGGAACAGTCAGTACTGGTCATTCAACGGGGCGACTACGACAACACCGATCCCGGAAGGCGGAGTAAGGGCATGTACATCCTACTACAAGGAGATGGTCCTATTCCGTTCGACACCGGAAGAAGAAGAGGCCTCGTGGACATTCCTCAAGTGGCTGATGGAGCCCGAGCGGATTGCCGAATGGTATGTAGCCACCGGGAATCTGCCAGTTAGTCGGGACATTTTGCTAACTGATACGTACCAAGCCCATCTACAGGACAACCCGTGGTTAGATCCCTTTATTTATGAGTTGGATTATGTAAGGGACCAAATCGACGATAACATTCTGAGCCTTTTTAGCGAAGTAATCCAGGAGGTGTTTCCCGGAAAAACGACGGCCCAAAGTGCGATGGAGGGCATGCAGCTTACAGCACAGGGTAAGCTCGACGAGAGGAAAGAATGA
- a CDS encoding GntR family transcriptional regulator, with the protein MAVENQSKDVTSKPLYSQIEDALRRQIEYGDLKVGCQIPTELELMEMFEVSRTTVRTAIANLVNDGLLCRAQGRGTFVVDTKQTTNESFRERCSQENMTVGVVIAGLSGYQPSTVIRGIEAAFRVDDFNLMLLSSNIDPDIEKENLERLLRANVRGIIIWPSGRREDAVRRIVETSKIVPVLLIDCFFRGIDLPYVVSDNYGGAYEAVEHLISDGFRRIGFVSTTSPNEPEIVSSICDRYRGYVMALENNGIEVDERLLFAHWRYSQGKSSFPEYVKRNHVDAALIENDNVLVQVVKVCQETGINIPGDLKIVGFDDSQVLSNLGFPVSSVRQRWYDMGLTAGRMMIKMIYGELDALDRQIVLPTKLVIRD; encoded by the coding sequence ATGGCCGTGGAGAACCAAAGTAAGGACGTAACCTCAAAACCGTTGTACTCTCAAATCGAAGATGCTCTTAGAAGGCAAATCGAATATGGCGACTTGAAGGTAGGTTGTCAGATACCAACAGAACTCGAGCTTATGGAGATGTTCGAGGTGAGTCGGACAACGGTGCGCACAGCCATCGCCAATCTAGTCAATGATGGCTTGCTTTGTCGAGCCCAAGGGCGGGGAACGTTCGTGGTCGATACCAAGCAAACTACGAATGAATCCTTTCGTGAACGCTGTTCTCAGGAAAACATGACCGTCGGTGTAGTGATTGCTGGTCTTTCTGGCTATCAGCCTAGTACGGTGATCCGTGGGATTGAAGCGGCGTTTCGTGTGGATGATTTCAATCTTATGCTTCTCAGTTCGAATATTGATCCTGACATTGAGAAGGAGAATCTAGAAAGATTATTGCGTGCGAACGTTCGAGGGATTATCATCTGGCCGTCAGGTCGCCGAGAAGATGCCGTCAGACGTATTGTCGAGACAAGTAAGATTGTTCCCGTGTTGTTAATTGATTGTTTCTTCCGCGGCATCGATTTACCCTATGTGGTATCTGATAACTACGGTGGTGCGTATGAGGCCGTTGAGCATCTTATTTCCGATGGCTTTCGACGGATCGGGTTTGTGAGCACCACATCGCCCAACGAGCCCGAGATAGTCAGTTCCATTTGCGATCGATATCGGGGATATGTTATGGCCTTAGAGAACAACGGTATAGAGGTCGATGAGAGGCTACTATTCGCGCACTGGCGTTATTCGCAAGGGAAGAGCAGTTTCCCCGAGTATGTGAAGCGGAATCATGTAGATGCGGCCCTTATAGAGAATGATAATGTCTTGGTTCAAGTTGTGAAGGTATGCCAGGAGACAGGTATCAATATTCCAGGCGACTTGAAGATAGTCGGTTTTGATGATTCCCAGGTTCTATCCAACTTGGGTTTTCCGGTGTCTAGTGTGCGGCAACGTTGGTACGATATGGGACTTACTGCGGGACGGATGATGATTAAAATGATCTATGGCGAGCTTGATGCACTTGACCGACAAATTGTCTTACCGACCAAGCTGGTGATCCGGGACTAG